One Streptomyces sp. RPA4-2 genomic window carries:
- the lysA gene encoding diaminopimelate decarboxylase, with amino-acid sequence MSIQDAPLQDLAFQAPSRALGTAGTAGTADDCDARDARDADGLSVWPRSARSAADGDVRVGGVSLTETADRYGTPVYVLDEREVRERCRTYRTAFPEADVVYAAKAFLSRAMVRWVREEGLGLDVCSAGELELAVATGFPPEKIVMHGNAKSPEDLRAALGLGVGRIVVDSDSEITRLAAVVPADGRQKVMVRVVPGIAAGGHAKVRTGTDDQKFGLSITDGSAEHAVARILDQPHLELVGLHCHIGSQIASVQPYVTAVRRVVDLMARIRDQHGVALPQLDIGGGHAIAYRPGEESLNAGVLAGRVRAELEDGCARAGLPVPRLTLEPGRAIVGPAGVAVYRVLAVKRTGEHTFVAVDGGMSDNPRPALYGVRYAPRLVGRPSAVPPRLVTVVGRHCEAGDVLAEDVALPGDVHPGDLLAVPAAGAYHLSMASGYNLVGRPPVVAVSDGTARVLVRRESLDDMSRRDIGL; translated from the coding sequence ATGTCCATCCAGGACGCCCCCCTTCAGGACTTGGCCTTTCAGGCACCGTCCCGCGCCCTCGGTACCGCCGGCACCGCCGGCACCGCCGACGACTGTGACGCCAGGGACGCCAGAGACGCCGACGGCCTGTCCGTGTGGCCCCGCTCCGCCCGCTCCGCCGCCGACGGCGACGTCCGTGTCGGCGGCGTTTCCCTCACCGAGACCGCCGACCGCTACGGCACCCCCGTCTACGTACTCGACGAGCGGGAGGTCCGCGAACGCTGTCGCACGTACCGCACGGCGTTCCCCGAGGCCGACGTCGTCTACGCGGCCAAGGCGTTCCTGTCCCGGGCCATGGTGCGCTGGGTGCGGGAGGAGGGCCTCGGCCTCGACGTCTGCTCCGCCGGGGAACTCGAACTCGCCGTGGCCACCGGCTTCCCGCCGGAGAAGATCGTGATGCACGGCAACGCCAAGAGCCCCGAGGACCTGCGCGCGGCGCTCGGTCTCGGCGTCGGCCGCATCGTCGTGGACAGTGACTCCGAGATCACCCGACTGGCCGCGGTCGTTCCCGCCGACGGCCGTCAGAAGGTCATGGTGCGGGTGGTGCCCGGCATCGCGGCGGGCGGGCACGCCAAGGTGCGCACCGGGACCGACGACCAGAAGTTCGGTCTGTCGATCACGGACGGATCCGCGGAGCACGCCGTCGCCCGGATACTCGACCAGCCGCACCTCGAACTCGTCGGCCTGCACTGCCACATCGGCTCGCAGATCGCCTCCGTGCAGCCGTACGTCACCGCGGTACGCCGCGTGGTCGATCTGATGGCCCGGATCCGCGACCAGCACGGCGTCGCTCTCCCCCAGTTGGACATCGGCGGCGGTCACGCCATCGCCTACCGGCCCGGCGAGGAGAGCCTGAACGCCGGAGTCCTGGCCGGTCGGGTCCGCGCCGAACTCGAGGACGGCTGCGCTCGCGCCGGGCTGCCCGTGCCCAGGCTCACCCTCGAACCCGGCCGGGCGATCGTCGGCCCCGCGGGAGTCGCCGTCTACCGGGTCCTCGCGGTCAAGCGCACCGGGGAACACACCTTCGTGGCCGTCGACGGCGGTATGAGCGACAACCCGAGGCCCGCGCTGTACGGGGTGCGGTACGCGCCCCGGCTCGTCGGCCGGCCCTCGGCGGTGCCGCCCCGTCTCGTCACCGTCGTCGGCCGGCACTGCGAGGCGGGGGACGTCCTCGCGGAGGACGTGGCGCTCCCGGGCGACGTGCACCCCGGTGACCTCCTCGCCGTCCCCGCGGCCGGCGCGTACCACCTCTCCATGGCCTCCGGCTACAACCTGGTCGGCCGGCCGCCGGTGGTGGCGGTGTCCGACGGTACCGCCCGCGTCCTGGTGCGCCGCGAGTCACTGGACGACATGAGCCGCCGGGACATCGGGCTGTAG
- a CDS encoding TetR family transcriptional regulator has protein sequence MRTGQITSAGEASRRRLLDAATVEFATYGIAGARIDRISADANVNKAQIYKYYRSKDELFDAVFAEHLDMIVETVPVTGDDLPGYAVRLYDSYLVRPELVRLATWARLERTPTGDLYHFMPGHDAEKLRSIADAQAKGLVSPGIPAAEVLALVTAMSMTWSPASPMHTAHKGEPEAAHEARREALARAVQRAFAP, from the coding sequence ATGAGGACGGGACAGATCACCAGCGCGGGCGAGGCGTCGCGTCGCCGTCTGCTCGACGCGGCGACGGTCGAGTTCGCCACCTACGGCATCGCGGGCGCACGCATCGACCGGATCTCCGCCGACGCCAACGTCAACAAGGCGCAGATCTACAAGTACTACCGCAGCAAGGACGAACTCTTCGACGCTGTGTTCGCCGAACACCTGGACATGATCGTCGAGACCGTTCCCGTCACCGGAGACGACCTGCCCGGATACGCCGTCCGGCTCTACGACTCCTACCTCGTCCGTCCCGAACTCGTCCGCCTGGCCACCTGGGCCCGCCTGGAGCGCACTCCCACGGGGGACCTCTACCACTTCATGCCCGGGCACGACGCCGAGAAGCTCCGGTCGATCGCCGACGCCCAGGCGAAAGGCCTCGTCAGCCCCGGCATCCCGGCGGCCGAGGTGCTCGCCCTCGTCACCGCCATGTCGATGACGTGGTCGCCCGCGAGCCCGATGCACACCGCCCACAAGGGCGAGCCGGAGGCCGCTCACGAGGCACGCCGCGAGGCGCTCGCACGCGCCGTTCAGCGCGCCTTCGCGCCCTGA
- the kdpB gene encoding potassium-transporting ATPase subunit KdpB, giving the protein MLDPTQLWRALPQAFTKLNPVTLFRNPVMFVTEVGAALTTGIAMVHPSVFAWLITGWLWLTVVFANLAEAVAESRGKAQADSLRRTRQQTTAWRLSGWEPGAAKDAYLEEAVAASELRRGDIVSVPAGEFIPGDGDVIEGAASVDESAITGESAPVIRESGGDRSAVTGGTRVLSDHLVVRVTQEPGDSFLDRMISLVEGANRQKTPNELALNLLLVMLTFVFLVAVVTLQPMAIFSKDAMAAAHDTAALNANGVTAIVLVSLLVCLIPTTIGALLSAIGIAGMDRLVQRNVLAMSGRAVEAAGDVNTLLLDKTGTITFGNRRASAFLPVGDVSMELLARAALLSSVADETPEGRSIVEFAHEKHELTQQVANGAEWVPFTAATRMSGVDLPGGQRLRKGAAASVSAWVREQGGEVPLALEAVVGQVSASGGTPLAVARSTSDGRAEVLGVVHLKDVVKPGLRERFDELRRMGIRTVMITGDNPVTAKAIAEEAGVDDFLAEATPEDKLELIKREQAGGHLIAMTGDGTNDAPALAQADVGVAMNTGTSAAKEAGNMVDLDSDPTKIIEIVEIGKQLLITRGALTTFSIANDIAKYFAILPAMFAAVYPGLDRLNIMALHSPLSAILSAVVFNAVVIVALIPLALRGVRYRPSSASALLTRNLWIYGLGGVVAPFLAIKFIDLALVQFIPGI; this is encoded by the coding sequence ATGCTCGATCCGACGCAGCTGTGGCGCGCGCTCCCGCAGGCGTTCACCAAACTGAATCCGGTGACCCTGTTCCGTAACCCGGTCATGTTCGTGACCGAGGTCGGTGCCGCGTTGACCACGGGCATCGCGATGGTCCACCCGAGTGTCTTCGCCTGGCTGATCACCGGCTGGTTGTGGCTGACGGTGGTCTTCGCCAACCTCGCCGAGGCCGTGGCCGAGAGCCGCGGCAAGGCGCAGGCCGACTCGCTGCGCAGGACCCGGCAGCAGACCACCGCGTGGCGGCTCTCGGGCTGGGAGCCCGGGGCCGCCAAGGACGCCTACCTCGAAGAAGCCGTCGCCGCCTCGGAGTTGAGGCGGGGCGACATCGTCTCCGTACCGGCCGGGGAGTTCATCCCCGGAGACGGCGATGTCATCGAGGGCGCGGCGAGCGTCGACGAGTCGGCGATCACCGGTGAGTCGGCGCCGGTCATCCGTGAGTCGGGCGGCGACCGCAGCGCGGTCACCGGCGGCACCCGGGTGCTCTCCGACCACCTCGTCGTACGCGTCACCCAGGAGCCCGGGGACAGCTTCCTGGACCGGATGATCTCCCTGGTCGAGGGGGCCAACCGGCAGAAGACCCCCAACGAGTTGGCCCTCAACCTGCTGCTGGTCATGCTGACCTTCGTCTTCCTGGTCGCGGTCGTGACCCTCCAGCCGATGGCGATCTTCTCCAAGGACGCGATGGCCGCCGCGCACGACACCGCGGCGCTGAACGCGAACGGTGTCACAGCCATCGTCCTCGTCTCGCTGCTCGTCTGTCTGATCCCGACCACGATCGGCGCGCTGCTCTCGGCGATCGGTATCGCGGGTATGGACCGGCTGGTGCAGCGGAACGTACTGGCCATGTCCGGAAGGGCCGTCGAGGCCGCCGGTGACGTCAACACCCTGCTGCTCGACAAGACGGGCACGATCACCTTCGGCAACCGGCGGGCGAGCGCGTTCCTCCCGGTCGGGGACGTCTCCATGGAGCTGCTGGCGCGGGCCGCGCTGCTATCCAGCGTGGCGGACGAGACGCCCGAGGGCCGTTCCATCGTCGAGTTCGCCCATGAGAAGCACGAGTTGACCCAGCAGGTCGCGAACGGCGCGGAGTGGGTGCCGTTCACCGCCGCCACCCGCATGTCCGGAGTCGACCTCCCCGGCGGGCAGCGGTTGCGCAAGGGCGCCGCGGCGTCGGTCTCGGCCTGGGTGCGCGAACAGGGCGGTGAGGTTCCGCTCGCGCTGGAGGCGGTCGTGGGACAGGTCTCCGCGTCGGGCGGTACGCCGCTGGCCGTGGCGCGGTCCACGAGCGACGGCCGGGCCGAAGTGCTCGGCGTCGTCCACCTCAAGGACGTCGTCAAGCCGGGTCTGCGGGAACGCTTCGACGAGCTGCGCCGGATGGGCATCCGTACGGTGATGATCACTGGCGACAACCCGGTGACCGCGAAGGCGATCGCCGAGGAGGCGGGCGTCGACGACTTCCTGGCCGAGGCCACGCCCGAGGACAAACTGGAGCTGATCAAGCGGGAGCAGGCCGGCGGTCACCTCATCGCGATGACGGGTGACGGCACGAACGACGCCCCGGCGCTCGCGCAGGCCGACGTCGGCGTGGCGATGAACACGGGTACGTCGGCCGCCAAGGAGGCCGGCAACATGGTCGACCTCGACTCGGACCCCACGAAGATCATCGAGATCGTCGAGATCGGCAAGCAACTCCTGATCACCCGGGGCGCGTTGACGACGTTCTCGATCGCCAACGACATCGCCAAGTACTTCGCGATCCTGCCCGCGATGTTCGCCGCCGTGTATCCGGGGCTCGACCGGCTCAACATCATGGCCCTGCACTCGCCGCTGTCCGCGATCCTCTCCGCGGTCGTCTTCAACGCGGTGGTCATCGTGGCGCTGATCCCGCTCGCCCTGCGCGGTGTGCGCTACCGGCCGTCGTCCGCGTCCGCCCTGCTCACCCGCAACCTGTGGATCTACGGGCTCGGCGGCGTCGTCGCGCCCTTCCTGGCCATCAAGTTCATCGACCTCGCCCTCGTCCAGTTCATCCCGGGGATCTGA
- a CDS encoding potassium-transporting ATPase subunit C: MTRIPHWLAQHLAALRVVLVLTLLTGLAYPLAMTAFAQVPGLESRSEVTAADGRDAGSSLIGQSFTDAKGKPLKRYFQSRPSNAGTGYDATASGAGNQGPESVVDTADRPSLLTLVCGRSKAVGELEGVDGSRPFCTPDGVGAVLGVFRDGGTSGRVTRVVSLDQACPARPFLRSYEGVEVTCAESGADYSRAVTVPVRGDAPADPVVPADAVTASGSGLDPHISPAYAKLQAPRVARERGASVADVRRLIATYTSGRTLGVLGEPGVDVLELNVALDRTYPQQGA, translated from the coding sequence ATGACACGCATCCCGCACTGGCTCGCCCAGCACCTCGCGGCGCTCCGGGTGGTGCTCGTACTGACCCTCCTGACCGGGCTCGCCTATCCGCTGGCCATGACGGCCTTCGCCCAGGTCCCCGGTCTGGAGAGCAGGTCCGAGGTCACCGCCGCCGACGGCAGGGACGCCGGATCCTCCCTGATCGGCCAGTCCTTCACGGACGCCAAGGGCAAGCCGCTGAAGCGGTACTTCCAGTCCCGGCCGTCCAACGCCGGTACGGGGTACGACGCCACCGCGTCCGGAGCCGGGAACCAGGGCCCCGAGTCCGTCGTCGACACCGCGGACAGGCCGAGCCTGCTCACCCTGGTGTGCGGGCGCAGCAAGGCGGTCGGCGAGCTCGAAGGCGTCGACGGCTCCCGCCCGTTCTGCACACCGGACGGTGTGGGTGCGGTACTCGGCGTCTTCCGCGACGGCGGTACGAGCGGACGGGTCACCAGGGTCGTCAGCCTCGACCAGGCCTGCCCGGCCAGACCGTTCCTCCGCTCCTACGAGGGAGTTGAGGTCACCTGCGCCGAGTCCGGCGCGGACTACAGCCGTGCCGTGACCGTCCCCGTACGCGGCGACGCGCCGGCCGACCCGGTCGTCCCCGCCGACGCGGTGACCGCGAGCGGCAGCGGGCTCGACCCGCACATCAGCCCGGCGTACGCGAAGCTCCAGGCGCCCCGCGTCGCCCGCGAGCGCGGCGCGAGCGTGGCCGACGTACGCCGATTGATCGCCACGTACACCAGCGGTCGCACCCTCGGCGTGCTCGGCGAGCCGGGCGTCGATGTCCTCGAGCTGAACGTCGCGCTCGACCGTACCTACCCCCAGCAGGGAGCCTGA
- a CDS encoding SAV_915 family protein, which produces MSPVEHAEDPEPSERFPAGLLFVPVRPGSAGCTTRFFRTPLGGRTAVGFTSAAKLTATLGAGQARIRLSEPALRALAAPLGVTALVVDPSFSAPAADRTAAPVRERGHSWRRRHPEHVALRVTGAAAVVACLNLLIG; this is translated from the coding sequence ATGTCTCCAGTCGAGCATGCCGAGGACCCCGAACCCTCCGAACGCTTCCCGGCCGGACTTCTCTTCGTTCCTGTCCGGCCGGGGTCCGCGGGTTGTACGACCCGGTTCTTCCGCACCCCCCTGGGCGGCCGTACGGCCGTCGGTTTCACCTCGGCGGCGAAGCTCACCGCCACGCTGGGCGCCGGCCAGGCCCGTATCAGGCTCTCCGAACCCGCGCTGCGCGCGCTCGCCGCGCCCCTGGGCGTCACGGCCCTCGTCGTCGACCCGTCGTTCTCCGCCCCCGCGGCCGACCGCACCGCGGCCCCGGTCCGCGAGCGCGGGCACTCCTGGCGCCGCCGGCATCCCGAACACGTCGCCCTGCGGGTGACCGGCGCGGCCGCCGTCGTCGCGTGCCTGAACCTGCTGATCGGCTGA